The Metarhizium brunneum chromosome 3, complete sequence DNA window TCTGTCCGGTTATGTGTTCAGTCTGTGCAACCTTGAGGTCGCTTTGTCGGTGAAGctcctttgttgggcttcgtTGTTTAAAACGAGACAAGTGTCTAGAACATTATGGGGACATTTGTGCCGCCGCCCTAAGCAGAAGTTAAAAAAGGGGCTTGGGGGATCAAATTCATGTCAGTAAACCCTCGGCAAATGAGGTCCTCGAGAGAGCACTGACGAGAGGAAGTGATCAATGATCATTCAGGGCCGGGCCACTTAGTCATTCGCCCCAATCTAGATACCCTGACAACCCCGTCTCCTTTTCACAACAGAACTTTACCCCATCCATGGAGCCTGTATCGCAGTAGCTTTTCATTTTGTAGCCGCACGCACAACAACCCAATCGCCCGTGCTGTATACATAAGCCGCCTTAAAATCGTCCTTTGCGTCATATCTTGCCCCATCAGTGTTCCTGCGCGCCAGTCATCCGTTACCATGGGTCTCGTACCACAAGCCATTTACTTTGCTTTTTATCCACACCAACTGCGGATGATAATTCAGTGGTTGGCTTTAACCCTCCCTCAGAATTCTCGAGGTTCTGTCCCATCATCGATGCTGTCTATCCATATGCCGAGCCTGCTAACCTGTGATTAATTGCATGGACGTAGGAAACTTTGGCATAATCCCCTGCACAAGACAGACGAAGACAAAGAACTGACAACAGCCAAAATCTGCTAAAAGTTCCTAGACCAGACCAGTCGTAGCTTTAGCCCTGTCATCAAGGAACTACACCCCGAGCTACGATTACCTATATGATTGTTCTATCTGGTACTTCGTGGCCTAGACACCATCGAAGACGATACGTCCATCTCTCTCAACACAAAAGAGCCCCTCCTGTGAGATTTCCACAACTTTCTCGATCAAGATGGTTGGACTTTTACGGGCAACAGGCCTGAAGAAAAGGATCGGGAACTGCTGGTGCAGTTCCACAACGTCATTACTGAATTTAAGAAGATAAAGCCCGCCTACCAAGCGATCATCAAGGACATCACCTCTCAAATGGGCAATGGCACGGCCGATTTCGTGCGAAAAGCTGCTTCAGGGGACGTAAGCATCAAGACCCTCGAGGCGTACGACCTCTACTGCTGGTATGTTGCTGGTGTGGTTGGTGAGGGTCTGACCCGCCTCATTTGTCGAGGCCAATATGGGCGACGCAAGACTGGCAGAGAACGCGCAGCTCTACAAATCAATGGgtctgctgctgcagaaaAATAATATCACCCGGGATGTGCGTGAGGATTTCGACGATAACCGCTGCTTCTGGCCTGAGGAGATTTGGTCCAAGCATGTCGACAAGTTTGAAGACTTGTTCAAGCCAGAATATCTTGACGCTGCTCTAAACTGCAGTTCCGAGATGGTCCTTAATGCTTTGCTGCATACATGCTACTGCTTCTCCTATCTTAAGTGCCTGCACGACCAAAGCGTCTTCAACTTTTGTGCCATTCCTCaatccatggccatggctactTTTGAGCTATGCTTCCGCAATCCGGCCATGTTCCAGCGCAACATCAAAATCCCCAAGGGCGATGCTTTCCAGTTAATGATCGAGTCCAGCAGAGACATTATTGTTGTTTGTGCCATTTTCCGCCGTTACAGTATACGGATCCAACAGAAGAACGACCCCGCGGACCCCAACTTCGCGGAGATTAACAAGGCGTGTGAAAAGGCTTGTACCCTAACTGTTCCCCCCAGTTTGCTCTGCTTCTTGACAGACTGCTAATGGTTCTACGGATTCAGAGCTATGCCGACACCATCGGGTCGCAACAAGCTGGCAAGATGTTGGTCGTTGGTACGCGACGCGCCCAAGGAAAGTGGTCCAACCCTCAGCTGGCATTCGCCAGTGTTGCAATCACATCGACCCTGATACTTGGAGCTGCCTTGGTTATGAAGGGCCAATTTGAGTTCGCCTGACCTTGAGCCGGTACAGTGATGCGTTAGATGAGCGAATGCGCATACCCTACACTTTCTTTTTATGAACATTGAGGGCACTAGTGGAAAGCTGCTCCTTCTACAAAAGCGTCCCCATTGAGAAGGCTTGAATAATTTTATCTGCGAAGCTACGTAATATAATGTACACATTTTCGTTGGTATTGACCCCTATGCTACAGCTGGGTTGGGGGTGTAGGTGTTCATACTGTTGGCGACACATGTGCAGTGTCAACGAAACACAAAATTGATTAGTGGTTGAATAAATTAATACATGAGGCACAGCGCTGGAAGATTCCAGATGTCCAACAAAATAAAACGCGTCCAGTTGCCACAGCATTAGTGGCCAGCGCGGCCTTGGCTCGATCGTCGACGTCTTCAATGGAAATGGCCAAACATAAGTAGACTAGCATTGTCGATATTTACGCAGGTACATGTAACAATGACATCTCAAAGTCTAGCAGTCTCCATGTCTGGAGGGAATATGCCAATACTTACTCCCTCTTCCCTCAATACCATGTATAGGTCTCTGAAGCGGCTCCCTTGCTGCTGGGCCAAAACAGTCGGCACTCCCTGCTCAATCACAGACCGTTTGTCCAGGACAACGACTTGGTTGAGCGCATGGTCATCTCAAGTCGATGGCTTACCATTATTATCGTATACCCGCCAAACTCGTGCAGAACAATCTCCTGCATCAACTTGTCGGTATCAACATCCAAGCTACTGCTGAAGTCATCCAGGATGAGCACGCCGCCCTTTTCACGGTCGGCTGTGTTGCTGAGATGGTGTCAATCTCAGCCTCGGATGCTTCAGCGCACTGAGCCTGCAAAATAGGACTGGATCGAGTCCAGCAGGCCCAGGAGAAGCAGAGTGATGGACGATTTCCCACTGCACAAAATTACTCTTAGTCTCTGTACAGGTTttgaaaaaagaagataGTGATGGTGAACTTGCCTTCCTGTTCGCCCACACAAGGTCATCTTTTGCCCGGCTTCAATCTTCATTGTGAGACCCCGGAGGGCGAGGTTTCTGTCGCCCTCTTTTGTCACCACTTCAAGCGAAATGTCAGCGgcaaccctaaccctaacccttatCGGGCCGTCTGATCGAGAGTACTTACGCATAAGATGCGGAGACATCTTGTACTTACATGACACCCCTATCTGGCCAAGATGAGGGAGGCCCAGTGTGCTCACCTGAGGGATCTTCGATAGGCGTGGACTCGCTGAATGTCTTTAACCAGGTAACAGCGCCTATTGACGTCTCTAGTAGCGTGTAGTTCTGGATGATGACGGCTATGAACTTGCCAAATGTCATGATGGAGACCATGCTAGCACCAGTGAAGCACGACTGCGTACGCAATTGTGTGGCAAGCACCACAATGAGAATTGCCAGCGCTGCAACAACCATGCCCAACACGAGGGTTAGCCAGCGCTGCACCATGTGCAGCAGAAAGGAAGGGAGCTGTGACGTGTTCAAAATCGTATCGTTTTTCGCTCTGGCGTCCAAAGCTGCGCCAGGTCACCGAGGCTGAATTTGCGGCGACATTGCCTGGATGAGAAATACGTTCGGAAGTAGGCCCGGAAAATGTGGCCCGGCATCGTCATGATTGATGATCAAAAAGACGTCTTGAGACGGCTTCAAATCAACGGGCTTAACTAGTTGGGACGGCAGAATCACGTTGACAGAACGAGCGGACACGAGAGCAGATTTGCATTCACCTGGAAGTCCTGAGCCGTTCTTAAGTATTTCAGGGGCTTCCTTTGGACTCTGGGATCAGAATCAGACACTTTTCTTTCATCTCTCAATTCAACCATtgtatcaaaggtccttggtttcaATATCATCCTTGACCCAGCAAGCTTCACTGATCATGTTGTGTAACCAATATCGTGACCAACATCATACAGAGCCAACATAGATTAGTACCAACTGTCTTCCTAGACCTCTGTGCGGCCCGTGCCGTACAACGTGACAGGACACGGATAACTTCCGTGTGACACTTGGCGAGCAACTTGATCTTGACAGACAACTAGGGTCAGGAATAGATTCTTAAGGCAAACTCTGACATAACCTATTCGCACGATATTTATAAAGTCAGACGATGAGGCTACTcataaaatataaaagtcACCTGATTGTTCCTTCACAGTACGCCATCAGAGGGTGCGCTCGTGCATTCCAAGAACCTAACAATCAGGCTCTCCGTCTCATCCCGAGCCGCCTTGAGCTGCTCCGCAGTCTTGCGCATCCTCATGAATGGGCTATCTAATTCGAAGGGACTTACTTTATCCTGGAGCCAGTAAATATCTGCGATTTGCTCAAAGTGTGAGATAGTGTGAGGCCTTGCTGCACCTGCCCGGGCGAGCTCCTCGTCCCAAGCTTTTGCTACATCCCATTGGACCTCTGAGCAGTCCGCATTTAGGCAAGATTTTGAAAAGCCCCTGAGCATTGCATTGCGAAGGTTGAGATTAGATGGGCTTTCATATGGTCCTGGAAGTTTACCACCTGATATATTACCAAAAGAGAATCCCATGAATTCATCTGCGACTGTCCCAATATAAGAGAAGTCAAAATCCAGTAGCGCAGTCACCTGAAGAGTGGTGGCATCGAAGAGGAGATTATTTGTTGCTAGAAACGTCGATATTAGAGGCGTCTGAAGTAATTAAAGCTGTATAGAAGATGGTAACTTACTAAAATCAGAGTGAACGAGAACTCTCCGGACGTCCTTATAATCCTTTAAGGTCTCTTTAAGTCTATAAACGATAAAATTTTCAAGTTTCGCTCTTACACCATTCTCTCTCCAACCTCGGATCACAGGGTTCTCATCAGCTTCTTGAAACTTGACTTTGAATATAGCGCTTAAGAGGTCCTTGTAAGTTGTACAAGGCTCGCCCTTGAATAAAGTCATCTGCGCGCTGACAACCTTCCCATCTTCATCAAACTTCAGTCCTCCGAATCTATCCACTGTCGTTGGAATCTTGAACTGCTGGAGTAGGGCTAGGATATCGGCCATTTGTCCGAGCACAACTGATTTATCCTGCAGAGTCAAATCCTCGAATCCTCTGTCAGGCATGGTCCCATGCATGTATTGCTGTATACTAAAACCCTGACCACTAGATGTGCCAGCCCAAGTGTATACGTCTGGAACAATATGACTGTATTTGGACTTCGCAAGCGCCTGTCGGACGAGGGTCATAAAGGCGACTTCATTTTCAATACGGTTGGTGTTATTTAATCCAGTTCCTGGATGGGAATTCGCGAGTCTGAAAATCAGGGACGTAGCATTCGCTGGGAATGGCACAGTGCCTGGTTGGAATTCAGCAAACTGGGAAGATTTGATCTTGATCGTTGTGGTTGTCGGCGATGGAAGAGTGACAAGGTAGATGAAATTGTTGTAGGGAAACGGGGGGCCGTCCATGTCATATTCGACTGGCTCAATGCTCGTCGCCTGAATTGTCGTTAGTATATGCCGTTCCAGCACAGAAGAGATAAGACAGTACTTCTAGATGATTGAGCTGGAGAATTGATTTAACAAAGTCGATACGCGAATGGTAATGTTCATGATTCATCGTGTGCAAAGTGCGACTAGGAGATATCCCTAGACAGCTCTTCTGTAGTATGAGTGTCCAATGCAGAGGGAGAGAATGGTTGTCTGAAAATCTGATAGACTTATTCAGCTCGAGGGGCGTTTTATCTCTGTTGATGTGCTTGAGTTATGACAAATACTGCATGAAAGAACTACCAGACCCTTGTAAAACCTTCGGCCGATTGGAGAAGGTAGGACTGCAAACCCTGTCTTCGCAGGACatgtcggcctcggccttgcttACATATTTAGGCAGGCAGCAGCATTCGCAACCAACAACATAAATGAGAATTTATTTGGCAAGCCCCCTGTGGGCTGACTCCCATTCGCCAAATATGCAATGCCACACGACTCCGCATCAAGTTCATCACACATCCATGCGGGTCAAACTCCGGGCCGCCGTGACATTCGTTGGCTTTGCGTCTATTCCCTCAGAGACCATTTCCATCTGACAAGTGGCTCTCAATTTGCATTATTGCGCAGCATAAAATGGAAAAGGAATCTGCCACACGTCCGTCTTCGTATAATGCGAATTCGTCAACTTAGCTGCTTGATATATGTCTCTAGCTGAATCCGACATTCAAACCTCATCTACATGTGACGAGGAAAGCCGCTCAAGATCCCAATGCCACAATACTCACCTGTTGCTGCTGAAGGCAGCTCTAAGGATCACGAAGAGATGACTGTCGCCCGGAAATGCCCCAAAAGGTACACTGTTTTCACTATATCACTCGTGCTGATGGGTCTCACTATCACCACCTATATCTATGCCTCAATATcagcctcgccatcaccacggaTCAAATTTCCCAAAATAGAATCATGCGGCGTTACGCCCACTCAAGCACGCTCTAACGGCTGCCGCTTCGATGTTACATCATTCTCATGGTTACCACCAGCCTGCTACGATGATTTACTGGTTGCCAATTTTCTCGCCTTAGAATCCTGGGAATGGTTTTCCGACCCGTTAGGCACTCAGCCAGTTCCTCTGGAGGCGATTCAGGAAGGAGAAGTGGCGCTTGTGTATGTGTCTTGGAGATATCATATTGCTCATTGTGTTTTCATGTGGCAAAAAATGCATAGAGCTTTAGAGAATGGCGGAATGATTGATGGTTACATCGGAAATTATAATCATACGAGCCACTGTGGTCATatgttgatgatggtggaGAATGAGGCGAGGGGTGCTCTGAACACCATTATTCGGAGGAAATTTGTTGGATGTGGCATTGATGAGGTTGTTATCATGTAACGATCGACGCGGCAGGATTTTGGGGAGGCATGGATTTATGGTTAGGGACATTAAAGCTGAAGGATGATGTATTGATCAAAGTACCCTCTCAACTAAACAATCTCTAGGCGCTATCTTCAACATAAATAGTCCTGTCAAAATCTTTGACTTGATTCTCCTTTGCCCAAACTCTGATGTCCTCGAAGTTGCGACATGTGTGTGCGATTTCTGCCACTGCCTTAGCCTCGTGATCCTCTTCCCACCACTTCCAAGGAATAGGAGTAACATCAGCGGAACACATCAATGACTGTCGAAGAGCATCAATACAATGCTCAAGATGCTCAATTCCCATCAGCTCATCATCAGGTTTGTAAGTCTCAGTCGACCAGATGCGTTTTCGTATCATGTTCTACAATTATGATTTAGTCAAAGTCGGTACGAACAGAACCTCCCAATGCTTACGACGCAATGTAACTGGTGGAATACATTCAAACTAACGACGTAATACCCCTCGTCATTGGGAATAGGAACGGTCTTGTTTAGCAGCTGCGAGGCTGATGATCTTGGAATACGACTAACGCCGACTGTATTACATGTTAGTTGAAACACTTACCGAAAGACCCGGCTGGCATAAAAGACAATACAATTATATAGATCGTCCCACAAGGCGTTACGTTCTGGAGTAGGGGGGCCTTGATATTTCGTTCTTCCCGTACCAAATCCACCTGTGAATACGACATTCTTATAGCTGAGGAGATGATTCACTGGGGCTAAAGAGAATTAGGTAAAGGTCATCTTCAGTCCGGCAGAATAAATACTTGCAGTATATTTCCTTTCCATTCTGCGGAATCCTTCGGCGTAGTTGAATAAATTCGTGAGCAGTTGCAGCACAGAGGGTAGCGATGATGATCCATTGGAAGAAAATAACAAACATCCAACGTCGGCTCAGTCGACTTGGAGTGAATTTATTCCCTGGAAGAAAGGGTTCTTCATCCGCGGCGCTTGTTTTTGGCGCATTTGCAAATTTTAGAATCATTTCTGCTAGAAATAATTAACTGTTATAGAACTTCAAACGTTGTCGAGAGGTTGAAGTGTCTGAGGTGTCGATCGAATTGCAACGTCTAAAGTTTGGTTCAAAAAAAGAGCAGGAGCTAGCGCCTCTGTGACTTTGCATTATTGACTTGCCGCTGTCATGATGCTAAATTTGTTGAGCACAGATTGTTAGCTCTTAAAGAGGAAGGAGAATGGTTTCCTATGCGCCACGCTGATCCTTGCTCTGCTGAAGACCGTAACAATCTTGCTAGGTGCCTCGGCAAGCTCGGAATTCACGGCGGCTTACGGAAGTCGCTGACAGAACTCTTGAAATGTAACAACGGCGTTATGCAACACAGACGCCGGCTACTTTCCGCCTCTACGACCTTCCTATAGTAGCATTTACCTATTGCAAGGATTTGGGCCGCGACCACTGTACATTGTATCCGTATTAGACTCCTCGTTGGTGGGGTAAACTATGAGAACGATGCTCACTCTAAAATGTCCAAATTGCAAATGAAACTCCTGCAACATAGCTTTGTCCGGAAGTTGATTCTCCTGGAAGGAAAACTCTCCATTTTACCCACTTATTATCCACAATACTTAGAGCATTCTTCAGTCACAAAATGGACCTCATTAAGACTCAACAATATTCTCTGTTAGGCAAAGAACCGCACAGGGATTCGTTGTCTATCGAGGACATTAATCTCAAGGGCGAGACCGAGGAAACACTACCTCCTCGTCTATCTCGGAAAGCCGGATTGTGGCATGTCCCACTGTGTGGACTTTGGTATTACGGACTACTGGTTATAGTCTCTTTGCTTGCGTTCTACTCAGGATGGAAATTCTCTCCAACATCTCCACCTCATGCGCATATTGATACAGCATGGCGTAAGATCTCTGTGCTGTTACATTCTTCGAAACTTCAATAAGGTTTCTAATCAAATGACTTTGTCTTCATAGATGACTTGAAGAGTCAAATAAGATACGTTCCGTACACATTTGACCCGCATTTTGTAACTCCCCCTTCATCATATATGGGACAACCAACCCCAGAATTAGATAAGAAGTGGTACCATCTTGCGGAATGTACGATATACAGCCCCTAACATACGTCCGACACATGACTGATCAAGAATATCCAGTACGCAACTTTGCCGTTAACCACGAAACCCTCGTTCGTGCAAACAAGTCCAAGGCTGCCGTACGATGGCCTGGCACTAAAACCTATCAAGCTGGCTTAGAAGCTTTTCACCAGTTGCACTGTCTGGTGAGTCTCAGCTAAGCTTGATGAACCCGGCAAGTTTACAGAGAATTTAGAATTAATGTCCTCAAGAACTACATCAGGatgtatacatacatggacTACTACAGCAAAATAGACTTCGATATGCTCCAAGAGCCGCTCGAAGAACGAACCGAACACAAAGTTAAGTTGTCCCTACCTTCAGaccttttaataaatttacTGAGGCTCGTTATCAGATCACTGCATTGATGTACTCCGCCAACACTTGATGTGTGCCCCCGACCTCAACATTTACACATTTCACTGGACCAAACACTCTTCTGTACCATTTTTCGATTTAACCACAAATCATAAATGTATTGATTGGAACCGATTTGATTCTTGGACTGTTGGTCAGATGATACATGAAGGTCCACCACCAAAACCTTTCGATGACGACGATCTTCTGGACTAGCATTGTGGGAATATGTTATATTTGAGGAGAACAATGGAACTAAAGCATTTCATAGTTCTATTCGGTCAGGATTTGATTCCAGGAAGTTTTGAACCATCACTACGAAGGAGCAGGCTGCGGAGGTTTTATTCAAAACTGATGAGCTCAATCGCCACCGATTCTATTGAATTCGTAGTTTCAAAGGAACTAAGATACATGTCCTCCATCTATTTGAAAATCATAATTCCTCGCGCAGTTGAATTCTCCGCTTTGGCCTCTTTAGGGGCACTGCTGCGCATTCGTTCCCGGCGGTGGCTTGACGCAGCAGTATGCTAATTGATACCGACGACACGAGGTCCAATAACACTACTAAGTTGGCATACATTACGTTGGTTTGGAATGCGCCAGGGTAGTGCAATGTCACCTCCGCGCTGGCTACCCGCATGTCGGCTTACGAAGCTCGTATTACAGATGAGCTACTAAAGCTTGCCTTGGACATGCAAATATCCCCGAGCCATATAAAATTCTGGAGCTTACTGCAATAATGAGGCATTTTGAAAGCAGAGCCGACCTGCGAGGCCCTTTTGGTTTGTAGGAAGTCAAACCAACACGCATTGCTAGAGATAGCCAACGTGCAAGGTCCTTTTGGTGTTTAGGAAATCAAACCAACATGCATGGCTAGAAATAGCCAACCTGCAAGGCCCTTTTGGTTTTTATGAAGTTAAACCAACACGCATGGTCACGTCATATAGACGAATCGCTAGTTCGACGCATTGAAATTCTAGGTAAAGTGTTTGTAATTGCATTGGTCTAAACTTTCCTCTTCTACGTACTATCTTCCCATAGTCGTATTTGCCTATTGCAAGACATTTTTCCGTAGCCTCTACACATTCTTTTTCGTATTCGACCCCTCCTTGGTGGGATAAACTATAAAAAGGATGCTTGCTTAGGCTTTCAATAAACTTGTGCAGTAACCAGCAATAGTTCATCGAATTATTGTCACAGTCTAGCAGCGCAGGCCAAAGGCACTAAAACTTCAAATCCATCTGTTAAATCAAATCTTTTCCTGATCTTAATCTCCGCTATCAAGATGAGAATTTCATCCCCAATTGTTTGCTCGTTGCTAGCGGCGTCTGCGATTGCGGCTCCTGTGTTGAAGGGGAACGAAGTCAAGGTATGAAAGATTTTCTCGATATGGAAAGTCAAGGCTTATTACAAGATTAACTAAATAGGCACTTCGAAAGCCTTCTTTTGCCGCTGACTATGGAGAAATTATCCAGCGTGATGTTGACGTCGCCATTGACGGCAAACCCGTCCATATTGAGGGCGGATATATCAGAAATTCCGATCTTAAGCGTCTCGGCTGGGACATTAGAGACCGCGATGAGAAGCGCCAGGTagacgttgacggcgtcgctACAAGAAGTGGCTGGGGTTACATTAAAGCACGCGATGAGAAGCGCCAGGTagacgttgacggcgttgctACACGAAGTGGCTGGAGTTACATCAAAGCACGCGATGAGAAGCGCTAGGAagacgttgacggcgtcgcgACAAGTTCAAGGTAGAGTTATATTTGAGGGATCGAGTGTTGTTGATTCATTGCTACATGTGTTGGCAATATAGAACCCTCGTAATATTATGGCTCTACTCGATATCTGAACAAGAATATTGATATATATCTTCCTGGCTCGGCTAAGATTGTTCATGAATGAATGATCTGTACCTAAGAGGGCTAAAACGAGACAATTCGAAATAACTTACAAGCAGACCTTGAACTCTACATCATTGTTGATCTTGGACTAATGTAGTCTTGGGTGCAAACACTGTGAGAAGTGGCTTACAAGCGGGGATGCTGATGTAGCTGCTAAAGAGGCGGTAACGGACAGGGCCGAAGTGGATACGTTTGAGACGTTTTTCAATGTAAAAATTTGCAGTAGAGGTTAGATCTCGTCGTACAAGGAAGGGCAGATTCATGGAGTACTATGTGCCCCGTTTTTGGAGCTTCTAGAGCTTCTAAATGCACGTACCGTTCATAACGCTCTCGAAAATCTGTTCTCATTTGCCACATGACAGCCTATCCTTACAGTTCTCAGCATTACCCCGCGGTCGAGAGTCAGACAGGCGCGGATGTGTTCGTTGACTTTGCTTCTGAATCGGAGGTCGCCGACTGCCCGTAACCAACTCGCAATCTGGCGGGCCGTTTGTCTATTAAACTCTCCGAGCCTCTCCCATGCAGCTCTTTTGTTTCGGCAAATTAAAGACAGAGTGGTATCCTACCCGTCAGGTCTGCAATCGCTTACGCAGAATAGTACATACAGGCCGGGGCCAAGCTAGGCTTGACAGTTAGGCGGCTGGCCACCTGACTACGTTGTGTAACATTTGCGAAATATCCACAATCTAGGCGTAGCAGTACTACGTTCCAAAAGTTGTGTGGAGACTCATGTAACTCGCAGAGCCGGGAATATGCCGCTTGGACGCCATAATAAGCAATCAGAGCGCTATGTAGAGGAGTGGCCAGGCAAAAGAGCTAGATATTACCCATTCTTATGGGGGTTAATTCAGATAGAAGTCTTTCATAGACTCCGCCAGTAAGGAGATCCGGCCTATGCTCCCCAAGCGATCAGATCTTGGTCTTTAGTGGCTACAGCTTATCAAGGCTCTCAACTTTCACCCGCGCAGGTCATCTTGCCATGGATCACTCTAGCAGCGAACATTTGCTCACAGATACGAACAAAGGTGGCATTAGTGAGAGTCAAAGCGTTACCATCAGTGACCATGGATGTCCAAGGAGCCGAAATATGAGTATTGTTCTTGTTTTGTCTTTGGTCTTAAACGTACTGATGCTTTCCCTTTTGTCTCTCCTCTTACTTGGAGTTTCCAGTCAAGATTGCCCGTCCTCAATCATCAACGACCATGGGGGTGCTTCACTGAATAGCGGCCCAAGAGGAGCGGCCTCATTTTGTAAGCCTTCGTCATGAGAAAACATCGCACGGCTCTAATCATGGCTCCATAGCACCTTTTTTCGACCTTGTCAATCTTACGACACACTCCCAAAAGATCAATGGCAGGATACACGACAACACTACAATCTTCCGACACGACCCATCTCCCGCAGTTGATGAAGCATGGGACCATCTCTCTACCGAGGGATACGAGGTTATTCTCGTGGATGAGACGACGGTTATAAAATCAGGGAAGTCGCCACATCTGAGCGTTAAAGCACCTTTGAGTTGGGGCTTCGGCGATGGCAAGTATCTCGCACAGATCGACGTGTTCCATCAAATCCACTGTCTGAATGAACTCCGCAAGGAGATTCACTTCGACTATTACTATGGCGCGAATTGGGACAAGACATCGATACCGCCTGAGCATGCTGCGCATAAAAAGCACTGCATTCATATACTGTTGCAGAATATAATGTGCCACGCTGACGTGGACATCATTACGCACAACTGGGTGCATTATGAGAACATGGACAACCGCGACAGGCCTTACGCGGAGCCGTTGGCAGACTTCAACTTGATCAAAAGCTGCCGTGACTTTGATGCTTTGCTGGACTGGGCATTTGAGAAGGCGGTGGATAATTTGACGGCGAAGTGGGCGAAGTGGGAAATGCCAAAAGACGCAACATTAGTTCATGGTGATGGATACTTGTCATGATTTTAGGTGCTCTGAGAGTCATTGCGAGAATTGGCTAAAGATGCTCCAAATATTCTCTATAATTCATTCCCCGAGTTATCATGACATGCCAGGACGCCAGAATCCCTTTCGCATACACTGAGAAATGCGACAGCAATGTTGCCTTGTCTTGGTCCAAGGTACGGGAATCCTCGGCCCCATTCTATGCGCCATCCTATGCCTTTATTTCTTAAAGAGTTGGTCCGCGTGAATTAAAGTTACCCTTTTTATTGTACTAGAGACGGAAGTAACtagtttttttttgacaCATGGCTGAACCACTTGCGGTGTCAACAGCCCGCGTTACATGGCCCCTTGAGGAAAATCTCACCCCCATCCCCTGGCATGTGAGCATTGGTACTATTGTACTTGACGCGACGAAGTTTGACTGCATGCTGCAAAGACTACCTGCCTAAGCCTGATATGCAAACACGGCTCGAAAACGCATGTTGGTTGAAACTACCTGCCAATCCCAGAGCACACTACTGTTGGTTGCTGCCACACAGGTGCAGTCTGTCGACTTGATTGAACTGCTGTGGATGGCATCAGTTGACCTCCCGAAGCCCCCTTGACTCATTGAGCGAAGCCTTTTCTATTGGTACATTACAGAACACGACTACACCTGACCTCACGATGCTCTGCGAGTCCTCCTGTAGCACCTCCGTGGACTCGGTCGTCGCTTGTTGAGTAGTCGATACCGCTCCTTGGGTGACCTCGTCTTTGACGATAGTCGACGTACTCT harbors:
- the ustYa_1 gene encoding Oxidase ustYa, with the translated sequence MSYSQVDLVREERNIKAPLLQNVTPFGVSRIPRSSASQLLNKTVPIPNDEGYYVVSLNVFHQLHCVNMIRKRIWSTETYKPDDELMGIEHLEHCIDALRQSLMCSADVTPIPWKWWEEDHEAKAVAEIAHTCRNFEDIRVWAKENQVKDFDRTIYVEDSA